In bacterium, the genomic window AGTTAAAGCATCAGGGACGAAGAGATCTCTTAAAAAAGCAACAGGTTTGTTAGGACGTTCACATTCCCACCTGAGAACTCCGACAATTTTATGTCTTGACTCTATCAATCCTATTAAAAGCGATTGTGCAAGCTCACCGTAGCCTATTAGAACAACTTTAAGCATATATTAATAAGAAACCTGTACTCTTTTTCTTTCTTATATTTTACCATTAAAATGCAAGCAGTAAATTCATAAACTCCATGTCGTCATAATCAACATAGCTTGTTGCCTGTTGATTTATACCTGTTTTTATCAAAATTGTATTATTGGAATTTTGTTTAAGAAGGTTTACAGGTAAAGGAATCTCCTGATCATCACCGTTAATTTTGATATCAGTAACTTTTTTTGAATTAATATAAAGCTGCATGGAAGAGCTATAAGCTTTTATTCTTGCTTTGCCATCTACAGTGTGCGCCATTTTTGTATCTAAACCTATTATTGTGCCAATTTTTAAGACAGGATTGCTTTTGTTGTCAATTTTGTTAACAAAAAATTCTTTAAAAAAATCGGCCCCTTCTGATTGTAGTTTAAAATCCTCCGCATTTGCAGATTTTTTAGAATAATTATCATCCCCGAGATGGTGAATTTCGCTGTCTATAACTATCTCGTTACCAAAAAGTTTTGTTATGGCTATAGTTAAAGGATTGCCGTTTTTGCTTTCGTCTATTGTCAAAGAAAATGGCTTATAGCCGTTAGCCTTAACAGAAAGGATAGCAGGGCCTTTAAAAGAAGTATCAAGTTTAAATTGTCCAGAATTGTTAGTTTTTGTAAAAAGACCTTCCGCTGGAATTGAGACTTCAGCCCCGGAAATGGGGTTTCCTGTTGTGCCATCAACAACAATATGTGATTTTTCCAGAAATTCTTCTTTGTTTATATTTCCGGAAAGAGTTTGTGCGGCACAAAATTCGCAAAAGCACGTGTTAATAAAGACTGATAAGGATAAAAAAAGAATAAAAACATTAAATTTTTTCATTTTCCCGAGTCTAATTTGTATATGTAACCAATAAAATTCAGTTTATATGTGAATCGTTTAAATTTTAAAAGCAAACAGTATATTTTACATTCGAGAGTGGAACTAAACCGTCAAGCCATTTTTTTGAAATTGGTATAAAATCTGGACTATCTTTACATAAATCTGGATTATGTCAGCAAAAGTCTGGATTATCGTTGTATAAATTTATTTTGAATCAGAGTGTTTATAAATGTTTTATCCATACAAAAATTGTTAACTAATAAAACAAAATTAACTCTTTGTTGAAAGAATAACGGGGTTTTTCCCGTATGTTATTCTGTGGAGAAAATAAAAAAAAGATATTTAGCGGGAAAGGAGTCTTATGACAAGTATTAACAATTTAACGCAGTTTGTTCCGGGAACAAAAGCCCTTGCAAGTGAGATAAACGATAATTTTGAAACTCTAAGGCAGGGGCACAATAGTCAGGAAACAAGATTAGGCACTCTTGAAACTAATTTTACAACTCTTGAAACTAATGGCGGCGAGGATCTTATAAATGTTGAAAAAGCAGGTGCAAAATGTGACGATCTTACTGACGATACGGCTATTATTCAAAGTATTCTCGATTCAGGCAAAAATCCGTTTATTCCTGCCAATAAAAGTGTAAAAATTACAAACACCCTCGTTTTTAAGGCTTTAGGGCAGGGGATATTTGGCGCAAATTCTTATACATCAGTTCTTCGCTGGCATGGTGCAGCTAATGGACTTATGATAAATGCTTCTTATAATAATGTGAGAATTGAAAATATAAAATTGGACGGGCTTAGCACTTCCGGAGTAAATGGAATTAACCTTGCAAAAAACAGCAGTACTTATAATCAGATTTTGAGGAATGTAAGAGTTTCATCTTGTGGCGGAGTCGGAATTCAGGGGTTTGATGCAGATAGCCCGCAATATTTTGCAAATGATGTTTATTTCGAAAAATGTCAGGTTTCTTCTTGTATAACCGGCATGTCATTTAGAGTTCCGACACAGCATTTAACAGATTGCAGGTTTGATGGATGCTCAACAGCTCTTGCAGCTTATGCAAACTCAAAAATAAACATTTCCGGCGGAATTTTTTCTGCAAACGAATATGATATAAAGTATGATAATGCTGAAATTACTTGTTCAGGTTCAAAATTTGAAAATGGAACACAGAAAATATTTTCAACATTTACGGGTTCTTCTGCAAATTTAAGCCTGTTATCGATGATTGGCTGTCATATTCATACTCTTACAACGCAAGTTTATGCTATAGACCTGTCAGAAGTTACAACGAGCGGCTCTTTTGTTTTTCTCGGAAATACTTTTGCAAGTGATTCGGCAACA contains:
- a CDS encoding carboxypeptidase-like regulatory domain-containing protein, whose protein sequence is MKKFNVFILFLSLSVFINTCFCEFCAAQTLSGNINKEEFLEKSHIVVDGTTGNPISGAEVSIPAEGLFTKTNNSGQFKLDTSFKGPAILSVKANGYKPFSLTIDESKNGNPLTIAITKLFGNEIVIDSEIHHLGDDNYSKKSANAEDFKLQSEGADFFKEFFVNKIDNKSNPVLKIGTIIGLDTKMAHTVDGKARIKAYSSSMQLYINSKKVTDIKINGDDQEIPLPVNLLKQNSNNTILIKTGINQQATSYVDYDDMEFMNLLLAF